One genomic region from Chthoniobacterales bacterium encodes:
- a CDS encoding DUF2283 domain-containing protein — MADKVRVWFDAEADFLEVRFSDAAGYEIATGNDAVMERVDEQGKVIGFSVLGVSRFKKSRPLVADLVPV, encoded by the coding sequence ATGGCCGACAAAGTAAGAGTTTGGTTCGATGCTGAGGCGGATTTCCTCGAAGTCCGCTTTTCCGATGCTGCCGGATATGAAATAGCAACCGGGAATGATGCCGTGATGGAACGCGTGGACGAGCAGGGCAAAGTGATTGGCTTCAGTGTTCTCGGCGTAAGCCGCTTCAAGAAGTCCCGGCCATTGGTAGCCGACCTTGTGCCAGTATAG
- a CDS encoding DUF4258 domain-containing protein: MRSMAADIERALLEPQLVRRSRSDESVQLFYNFHAQTIVGGKWLCVVVKCAEHDAFVVTAYLTDKPKAGLDLWPTK, from the coding sequence ATGCGAAGCATGGCCGCGGATATCGAGCGGGCCTTGCTCGAGCCGCAATTGGTTCGGCGTTCACGCTCGGATGAATCCGTGCAGTTGTTTTACAACTTCCACGCCCAAACAATCGTTGGTGGCAAATGGCTCTGTGTTGTGGTTAAGTGTGCCGAGCATGATGCGTTTGTCGTCACGGCTTATCTGACGGACAAACCCAAAGCCGGGTTGGATCTATGGCCGACAAAGTAA
- a CDS encoding putative manganese-dependent inorganic diphosphatase, whose translation MDTIVIGHRNPDMDSVCSAIAYASLKTRLGSAGVRAARAGALNERITFVLEKFGVPQPDFVPDVTPRVRDVMIAEYVAAHPDRPVAESLEKMSSLRLRALPVVDDERRFRGVVSENKLLERVLPAPESASQARKVTASLANIAKTFDGVPQTGALPENEEEYALIVAAMSIGTFVERMVNMDRPRTVLFVGDRENVQLEAIRGGVRALVVTGGCEIPEPLLEEARRRDCCIISSQLDTATSVILARGAVVARHVMEPVAEKFDADMALSLARRSVALSNKFIFPVIDAEGRLEGILSKSDFLKSPARQLVLVDHNELSQAVPGASEVPIVEILDHHRLGNMPTEAPILFINQPVGSTCTLVADLHRRNGIDPERAVAGLLMAGIIADTLNGTSPTATDLDRRYLRELSEFAGIPASELAGQIFSVGSPLQTLTPEQVVTADCKEYEERGVRFSVSQIEEVTFLHFEQRREQLQSALRERMAERRLLFAALLVTDINKQNSYLLVEGDADYLRTIHYPEQSDRVWFLEGVVSRKKQLLPFLTECLAAVR comes from the coding sequence ATGGACACCATTGTCATCGGACACCGCAACCCCGACATGGACTCGGTGTGCTCGGCGATCGCTTACGCTTCGCTCAAGACGCGTCTCGGCAGCGCCGGGGTCCGTGCCGCGCGTGCGGGCGCCCTGAACGAGCGCATCACTTTCGTCCTGGAAAAATTCGGTGTCCCGCAGCCCGACTTTGTTCCCGACGTCACGCCGCGGGTGCGCGACGTGATGATCGCCGAATATGTGGCCGCGCATCCCGACCGCCCGGTGGCCGAATCCCTGGAGAAGATGTCTTCGTTGCGCCTGCGCGCGCTGCCGGTGGTCGATGACGAAAGGCGCTTCCGCGGCGTGGTCAGCGAAAACAAACTTCTCGAGCGCGTCTTGCCCGCGCCGGAGTCCGCTTCGCAAGCCCGCAAGGTCACGGCCTCGCTGGCCAACATCGCCAAAACTTTCGACGGCGTCCCGCAGACCGGCGCACTGCCGGAGAACGAGGAAGAATACGCCCTCATCGTGGCGGCCATGAGCATCGGCACTTTCGTCGAGCGCATGGTGAACATGGACCGCCCGCGCACGGTGCTCTTCGTTGGTGATCGCGAAAACGTGCAACTCGAGGCGATCCGCGGCGGGGTCCGCGCCCTCGTGGTCACCGGCGGATGCGAAATCCCGGAGCCCTTGCTGGAGGAAGCGCGGCGCCGCGACTGCTGCATCATCTCTTCGCAACTGGACACGGCAACCAGCGTCATTCTCGCCCGCGGTGCGGTGGTGGCGCGCCATGTGATGGAGCCGGTGGCGGAAAAGTTCGACGCGGACATGGCCCTCTCGCTCGCCCGGCGCTCCGTGGCCCTCTCCAACAAATTCATTTTTCCCGTCATCGACGCGGAAGGGCGGCTGGAAGGCATCCTGTCCAAAAGCGACTTCCTCAAGTCCCCTGCCCGCCAGCTGGTCCTCGTCGATCACAATGAACTCTCCCAAGCGGTGCCCGGGGCGAGCGAGGTGCCGATCGTCGAAATCCTCGACCACCACCGTCTGGGCAACATGCCTACCGAAGCGCCGATCCTTTTCATCAACCAGCCGGTCGGATCGACCTGCACGCTGGTGGCCGATCTGCACCGCCGCAACGGCATCGACCCCGAGCGCGCCGTTGCCGGACTGCTCATGGCCGGGATCATTGCCGACACCCTCAACGGGACTTCGCCCACCGCGACCGACCTCGACCGTCGCTACCTGCGGGAACTTTCGGAATTCGCCGGGATCCCGGCTTCGGAGCTGGCCGGGCAAATTTTCTCCGTCGGCTCACCGCTGCAAACACTCACGCCGGAACAGGTTGTCACCGCCGATTGCAAGGAATACGAGGAGCGCGGCGTGCGCTTCAGCGTTTCGCAGATCGAGGAGGTGACCTTCCTGCACTTCGAACAGCGGCGCGAGCAACTGCAGTCCGCCCTGCGCGAAAGGATGGCTGAACGCAGACTGCTTTTTGCCGCGCTGCTCGTCACGGACATCAACAAGCAGAATTCTTATCTTCTGGTGGAGGGGGACGCGGACTACTTGCGCACCATCCACTATCCGGAACAGTCGGACCGTGTCTGGTTTCTCGAGGGAGTCGTCTCGCGCAAAAAACAGCTCCTGCCCTTCCTCACGGAATGCCTGGCCGCCGTGCGGTAG
- a CDS encoding sodium:proline symporter gives MQTALIIDAIVVAVYFAVIVGIGLRAGRGSNSLQEFTLGGHRIPWWAVLASIIAAETSAATFLGAPAEGFKTRSFAYAQLAIGTVIARFIIAYIFIGPYYRNNVQSIYEFLDRRFGASTRNMASGIFLVTRVLGIGVRLYLGGVIIVVIWRYLFPGAPVTLATYFWGILFTTLVTTLYTAVGGIKAVVWTDLIQACLMIGAIFFAIGAIFFSIPGGWQTVSQSLAANPGAGMFQTGWDSSKPFLDALKGMLETPYTIFAAIIGSTVFTMATHGTDQDMVQRLLTAENTAKAKRSLIVSGFADIPIVLGFLAIGLLLAVHYEISPDPSLPAQHNEVFAYYIVNEMPVVVRGLIVAGVFATMMGSTSAALNALATSFVKDFYVPYLGGAGASDRRSVAVARISTAVFGALMVGVATAAAYAVLQTNITIIPLALGILGYSYGSLLGVFLLGMLTRTRGCDRANVVAMLAGIAAVLVLGRVKVPAVDLGALLRGELIPQEWSFGAFLPAWWPAVAWPYYVLIGTIFTVAIAALFRSGERIDLDGPQA, from the coding sequence ATGCAGACCGCCCTCATCATCGACGCCATCGTGGTCGCTGTTTATTTTGCGGTGATCGTCGGCATCGGCCTGCGCGCGGGGCGCGGCAGCAACAGCCTTCAGGAGTTCACTCTCGGCGGACACCGCATCCCGTGGTGGGCGGTGTTGGCTTCGATCATCGCGGCGGAGACGAGTGCGGCGACGTTCCTCGGCGCGCCGGCCGAGGGATTCAAGACGCGCAGCTTCGCCTACGCGCAGCTGGCCATCGGCACGGTGATCGCCCGCTTCATCATTGCCTACATTTTCATCGGTCCCTACTACCGCAACAACGTCCAGAGCATTTACGAGTTCCTCGACCGCCGTTTCGGGGCCTCCACCCGCAACATGGCCAGCGGGATCTTCCTCGTCACCCGCGTGCTCGGCATCGGCGTGAGGCTCTACCTCGGCGGTGTCATCATCGTGGTCATATGGAGGTATCTTTTTCCCGGCGCGCCCGTGACGCTGGCGACATATTTCTGGGGGATTCTTTTCACCACGTTGGTGACGACGCTTTACACCGCGGTGGGTGGCATCAAAGCGGTGGTGTGGACGGACCTCATCCAAGCCTGCCTGATGATCGGCGCGATCTTTTTCGCCATCGGCGCGATCTTCTTTTCGATTCCCGGCGGATGGCAGACGGTGTCGCAGAGCCTCGCTGCCAATCCCGGGGCGGGGATGTTCCAGACGGGATGGGATTCCTCGAAGCCTTTCCTCGATGCGCTCAAAGGCATGCTCGAGACGCCTTACACGATTTTCGCCGCGATCATCGGTTCGACCGTATTCACCATGGCGACGCACGGCACGGACCAGGACATGGTGCAGCGTTTGCTTACGGCGGAGAACACGGCCAAGGCCAAGCGGTCCCTCATCGTCAGCGGTTTCGCCGACATCCCTATCGTGCTCGGTTTTCTCGCCATCGGCCTGCTGTTGGCGGTGCATTACGAGATCTCTCCCGACCCGTCATTGCCCGCGCAGCACAACGAGGTGTTTGCCTATTACATCGTCAACGAAATGCCGGTGGTGGTGCGCGGTCTCATTGTCGCCGGCGTGTTTGCCACCATGATGGGTTCGACTTCGGCTGCGCTCAACGCGTTGGCCACCTCGTTCGTGAAAGATTTTTATGTGCCTTACCTTGGCGGGGCCGGGGCATCCGACCGCCGTTCCGTGGCGGTGGCGCGCATTTCCACGGCGGTGTTCGGCGCGCTGATGGTCGGTGTTGCCACGGCGGCCGCCTACGCGGTTTTGCAGACAAACATCACGATCATTCCCCTGGCCCTCGGCATCCTCGGCTACAGCTACGGCAGTCTGCTCGGCGTGTTCCTCCTCGGAATGCTGACCCGCACGCGCGGTTGCGACCGCGCCAACGTGGTGGCGATGCTCGCGGGGATCGCCGCGGTGCTTGTGCTCGGTCGGGTGAAGGTGCCTGCGGTGGATCTCGGCGCTTTGCTGCGCGGGGAACTCATCCCGCAGGAATGGTCCTTCGGCGCCTTTCTCCCCGCATGGTGGCCGGCGGTTGCGTGGCCTTACTACGTGCTGATCGGCACGATTTTCACGGTTGCCATCGCCGCATTGTTCCGAAGCGGCGAGCGCATTGATCTGGACGGCCCCCAAGCCTGA
- the rpsU gene encoding 30S ribosomal protein S21: protein MPEVIVRKGEPIDRAIKRLKAKLDSEGIMEEVRRLRAFETPTQKSRRKAKSNAKRAKMKFRFSLS from the coding sequence ATGCCCGAAGTTATCGTTCGAAAAGGAGAACCCATCGACCGCGCCATCAAACGCTTGAAAGCGAAGTTGGACTCCGAGGGGATCATGGAAGAAGTGCGTCGTCTGCGCGCTTTTGAGACCCCCACGCAAAAGTCCCGCCGCAAAGCGAAATCCAACGCCAAGCGCGCCAAGATGAAGTTCCGCTTCAGCCTTTCCTAA
- a CDS encoding ABC transporter ATP-binding protein has protein sequence MNEKPRILARVFAYLRRYPLLAATTLACALGSSVMVIVFPVVTQRIVDDVLRGGKTAELWPMIALAAFGFLAQDGLNTLRILLNNTFEQKVLFDLRSDLYARLQSLPLAWFDHRATGDIMTRVVEDVNNVERVLIDGIEQGAVAILQIAVVLALMFWWSPTLALCALTPVPFLFAGALAYTLTAGKRYSAQRRAASDLNALLHDNLDGIRQIKGYARESSEHRRFNESSGKLREATLVVMQAWAFYSPGMSFLSSIGSLVVLGYGGWAALHGKLDLGVLVAFLVLVRFLYEPVGRLHQLNQIMQAGRAAGRRVFDILDAAPEPDAGRAPLPATLRGEIRFDNVDFSYGDGPGVLRDICLEAKPGETVALVGPTGAGKSSLVGLLMRLYEWGGGTITLDGQDIRSFAKKDLRRAVGLVSQESFLFNGTVADNLRFGKPDATDEELWTALRAANAAGFVERLPKKLETEVGERGVRLSVGEKQRISIARALLKDPPVLILDEATASVDNTTERLIQEALDRLLQKRTSFVIAHRLSTVRHADQILVLDRGRIVERGKHDELLALGGLYARLCAGTGLLNEA, from the coding sequence ATGAACGAAAAGCCACGCATCCTCGCCCGCGTCTTCGCTTACCTGCGGCGATACCCGCTGCTCGCCGCGACAACACTCGCTTGCGCGCTCGGCTCGTCGGTGATGGTGATCGTCTTTCCGGTCGTCACCCAGCGCATTGTGGACGACGTTTTGCGCGGCGGGAAAACCGCGGAGCTGTGGCCGATGATCGCTCTGGCCGCGTTCGGCTTCCTTGCGCAGGACGGCCTCAACACGTTGCGCATCCTGCTCAACAACACCTTCGAGCAAAAAGTCCTCTTCGACCTCCGCAGCGACCTTTACGCCAGGCTGCAATCGCTTCCGCTCGCGTGGTTCGACCACCGCGCCACCGGCGACATCATGACCCGCGTCGTCGAGGACGTGAACAATGTCGAACGCGTCCTCATCGACGGCATCGAGCAGGGCGCGGTCGCCATCCTGCAAATCGCGGTCGTGCTCGCCCTCATGTTTTGGTGGAGTCCGACGCTCGCCCTCTGCGCCCTCACGCCCGTGCCGTTCCTCTTCGCCGGCGCGCTTGCATACACGCTCACCGCGGGCAAACGCTACAGCGCGCAGCGACGGGCCGCATCCGACCTCAACGCCCTCCTGCACGACAATCTCGACGGTATCCGGCAGATCAAAGGCTACGCGCGGGAATCCAGCGAGCACCGCCGTTTCAACGAATCGAGCGGCAAACTGCGCGAGGCGACGCTGGTCGTCATGCAAGCATGGGCGTTTTACAGCCCGGGCATGAGCTTTCTTTCGTCGATCGGCAGCCTCGTCGTCCTCGGCTACGGAGGCTGGGCTGCACTTCACGGAAAATTGGACCTCGGCGTGCTCGTTGCGTTTCTCGTCCTGGTCCGGTTCCTTTACGAACCCGTCGGGCGCTTGCACCAACTCAACCAGATCATGCAAGCCGGGCGTGCCGCGGGTCGCCGCGTTTTCGACATTCTCGATGCCGCGCCGGAACCGGACGCCGGCCGCGCCCCGCTTCCCGCGACATTGCGGGGAGAAATCCGCTTCGACAACGTGGACTTCTCCTACGGCGACGGCCCGGGCGTTCTTCGCGACATCTGCCTCGAGGCAAAACCGGGCGAAACCGTGGCACTGGTCGGTCCCACCGGAGCGGGCAAATCCTCGCTCGTCGGATTGCTCATGCGGCTCTACGAATGGGGCGGAGGAACCATCACCCTCGACGGCCAAGACATCCGCTCGTTCGCCAAAAAAGACCTGCGGCGCGCGGTCGGCCTTGTCTCGCAGGAAAGCTTTCTTTTCAACGGCACCGTGGCCGACAACCTGCGCTTCGGGAAACCCGATGCGACCGACGAGGAACTTTGGACCGCCTTGCGCGCGGCCAACGCCGCCGGATTCGTCGAACGCCTGCCGAAGAAGCTCGAAACCGAGGTGGGCGAGCGCGGCGTGCGCCTCAGCGTCGGCGAAAAACAGCGCATTTCCATCGCACGCGCGTTGTTGAAGGACCCGCCGGTCCTCATCCTCGACGAAGCCACGGCAAGCGTGGACAACACCACCGAGCGGCTGATCCAGGAAGCCCTCGACCGCTTGTTGCAGAAGCGCACCAGCTTTGTCATAGCGCACCGGCTCTCGACCGTGCGCCACGCCGACCAAATCCTCGTCCTCGACCGCGGCCGCATTGTCGAACGCGGCAAACACGACGAACTCCTGGCCCTGGGCGGACTCTACGCCCGCCTCTGCGCCGGCACCGGGTTGTTGAACGAGGCATAA
- a CDS encoding DUF4870 domain-containing protein codes for MENTPPPVPSPSNQPSEAPLTAPASSTPPPVPTREDQSWAIALHLSGFAGFLVPSLGQILAPLVIWLIKRPESPYLDRIGKEVLNFQISYTIYGAVAFALCWLCIGFLVLPVVVILWIVYMIMAAVKTSNGQDYQYPFTIRFLQ; via the coding sequence ATGGAAAACACGCCTCCTCCGGTTCCGTCGCCATCCAACCAGCCATCGGAAGCCCCGCTGACGGCGCCTGCATCCTCCACACCGCCGCCGGTTCCCACGCGCGAAGATCAAAGCTGGGCCATCGCGCTGCATTTGAGCGGCTTCGCCGGGTTTCTCGTGCCCTCGCTCGGGCAAATCCTCGCGCCGCTCGTGATCTGGCTCATCAAGCGTCCCGAAAGCCCCTACCTCGACCGCATTGGCAAAGAAGTGCTCAACTTCCAAATCAGCTACACCATTTACGGCGCGGTCGCCTTCGCCCTCTGCTGGCTTTGCATCGGCTTCCTTGTCCTGCCCGTTGTCGTCATTCTCTGGATTGTTTACATGATCATGGCCGCGGTCAAAACCAGCAACGGCCAAGACTACCAATATCCGTTCACCATCAGGTTCCTGCAGTAA
- a CDS encoding P-II family nitrogen regulator yields the protein MKKIEAIIKPFKLEEVKDALSDLGIEGMTVSEVKGFGRQKGHTEIYRGSEYTVDFLPKIKIEVVVSDNLVEGATSAIVKAAKTGKIGDGKVFISTVEEAVRIRTDETGDKAV from the coding sequence ATGAAAAAAATCGAAGCAATCATCAAGCCGTTCAAACTCGAGGAAGTGAAGGACGCCTTGTCCGACCTCGGAATCGAGGGAATGACGGTCAGCGAGGTCAAAGGATTCGGCCGCCAGAAGGGCCATACGGAAATCTACCGCGGCAGCGAATACACGGTCGATTTCCTGCCCAAGATCAAGATCGAGGTTGTCGTTTCCGACAACCTTGTCGAGGGCGCCACATCGGCGATCGTCAAGGCGGCCAAGACCGGGAAGATCGGCGACGGCAAGGTCTTCATCTCGACGGTGGAGGAAGCGGTCCGCATCCGCACTGACGAAACCGGGGACAAAGCCGTCTGA
- a CDS encoding ammonium transporter — protein sequence MSAVTETVSVSTEEGTVTESVTAATAEAPAGAPTLEQRVEDLEAYINNVDRPSGDASKIKAPGPGHNAWQMVSTALVLFMTLPGLALFYGGLVRSKNVLSILAMCLGIAGLVSFLWWLCGYSLSFGAGNAFIGDLSNAMFNGMSAAGVGAGYYWISDYVWAMFQLTFAIITPALIFGATAERMKFSAVMLFTAIWMFVVYFPMAHMVWSTTGFMCGPLNPDAGIKAIDFAGGTVVHMTSGWTALVLCLILGPRMGFGKVPMPPHSMVLVMIGTGMLYVGWFGFNAGSALGADAIAANAFTTTMLCAAVAGFVWAVLEWVLRGKPSVLGFCSGIVAGLVVITPAAGFVTPTSAIIMAFAAGIIPFFAVVYLKKWLGYDDALDTFGIHGVGGTIGAILTGIFADPAVNAVVEPLKDGLIGEQLKAVLLTVGVSVVAAAVIAFIVKVTIGLRPGQDEENQGLDTVDHGEEGYLFD from the coding sequence ATGTCGGCCGTCACGGAAACCGTGTCGGTCTCAACCGAAGAAGGCACTGTCACGGAGTCCGTGACCGCTGCGACCGCGGAGGCTCCTGCAGGGGCGCCCACGCTTGAACAGCGCGTCGAAGACCTCGAGGCCTACATCAACAACGTCGATCGTCCGTCGGGCGACGCGTCGAAGATCAAAGCGCCGGGTCCCGGACACAATGCGTGGCAGATGGTGTCCACGGCTTTGGTTCTGTTCATGACTTTGCCGGGATTGGCTTTGTTCTACGGGGGCCTCGTGCGCTCGAAGAACGTGCTTTCCATCCTCGCCATGTGCCTGGGCATCGCGGGCCTCGTGTCGTTCCTGTGGTGGCTTTGCGGCTACAGCCTGAGCTTCGGCGCGGGCAATGCCTTCATCGGCGACCTGAGCAACGCGATGTTCAACGGCATGTCGGCAGCGGGGGTCGGCGCCGGCTACTACTGGATTTCGGACTACGTGTGGGCGATGTTCCAGCTCACCTTCGCGATCATCACGCCCGCGCTCATTTTCGGCGCGACGGCCGAGCGCATGAAATTTTCCGCGGTGATGCTTTTCACCGCCATCTGGATGTTCGTCGTCTATTTCCCGATGGCCCACATGGTGTGGAGCACGACCGGTTTCATGTGCGGTCCGCTCAACCCGGATGCGGGCATCAAGGCGATCGACTTCGCCGGCGGAACGGTGGTGCACATGACGTCCGGATGGACCGCGCTCGTGCTCTGTCTGATCCTGGGACCGCGCATGGGTTTCGGCAAAGTGCCCATGCCTCCGCACTCGATGGTGCTGGTGATGATCGGCACCGGGATGCTTTACGTGGGATGGTTCGGCTTCAACGCGGGATCCGCGCTGGGCGCCGACGCGATCGCCGCGAATGCGTTCACCACGACGATGCTGTGCGCCGCGGTGGCGGGCTTCGTGTGGGCCGTGCTCGAGTGGGTTTTGCGCGGCAAACCGAGTGTGCTCGGCTTTTGCTCGGGCATCGTCGCGGGGTTGGTGGTCATCACCCCGGCGGCCGGATTCGTCACTCCGACCAGCGCGATCATCATGGCCTTCGCGGCGGGAATCATTCCGTTTTTCGCCGTCGTTTATCTCAAAAAGTGGCTCGGCTATGACGACGCACTCGACACCTTCGGCATCCACGGGGTAGGGGGAACGATCGGCGCGATCCTCACCGGCATCTTCGCCGATCCCGCGGTCAACGCGGTGGTCGAGCCCCTCAAGGACGGGCTGATCGGCGAGCAACTCAAGGCCGTGCTGCTCACGGTCGGCGTGTCCGTCGTTGCAGCCGCGGTGATCGCCTTCATCGTCAAAGTGACGATCGGATTGCGTCCCGGCCAGGATGAGGAAAACCAAGGCCTCGACACCGTGGACCACGGCGAGGAAGGCTACTTGTTCGACTAG
- a CDS encoding NAD-dependent epimerase/dehydratase family protein: MQRQARQDEVPLQPFLKPLLLNQHPRIFIAGCGYTGERCAEFFCREGAAVTALVSSPGSRQRLSGKPYEILVADAADPAMLEAALSRCGQPDILIHCLSGKAGRDAAAYRVTYVATLRNLLASLHPKFCVFTGSTSVYTQNDGSTVTEESACGGTPTADVLLEAERIALAAGGAVVRLGGIYGPGRTRFIESALERGTSPFGSPEAFINMIHRDDAARALCHAGRSRLHGIYNAVDDHPARRDDLAEDIRTDQPVRNAHLAPATGKRVSNAKLRSSGWHPLYPSILDALHNDPDLAALRTQ; this comes from the coding sequence ATCCAACGCCAAGCGCGCCAAGATGAAGTTCCGCTTCAGCCTTTCCTAAAGCCACTTCTGTTGAATCAACATCCGCGCATCTTTATCGCAGGTTGCGGTTATACCGGCGAAAGATGCGCGGAATTTTTTTGCCGTGAAGGAGCCGCCGTCACCGCCCTCGTCTCCTCCCCCGGGTCCCGGCAGAGATTGTCGGGAAAACCTTACGAGATCCTGGTGGCCGATGCCGCCGACCCCGCGATGCTCGAAGCAGCGCTTTCGCGCTGCGGACAACCGGACATTCTCATCCATTGCCTGAGCGGCAAAGCCGGACGCGATGCCGCGGCCTACCGCGTCACTTACGTCGCGACTCTGCGAAACCTGCTGGCATCGCTGCACCCCAAATTCTGCGTCTTCACCGGCAGCACTTCGGTTTACACGCAAAACGACGGCTCGACGGTCACCGAGGAATCGGCATGCGGAGGCACACCGACGGCCGATGTCCTGCTTGAAGCGGAGCGGATCGCGCTTGCTGCCGGCGGCGCCGTGGTGCGGCTCGGCGGCATTTACGGTCCGGGCCGCACGCGCTTCATCGAATCGGCTTTGGAGCGCGGGACTTCCCCCTTCGGCAGCCCGGAGGCTTTCATCAATATGATCCACCGCGACGACGCCGCCCGCGCTCTCTGCCATGCGGGCCGGTCACGTCTCCACGGCATCTACAATGCCGTCGATGATCATCCCGCGCGCCGCGATGACTTGGCCGAGGACATTCGCACGGATCAACCCGTCCGGAACGCGCATCTTGCTCCGGCCACCGGAAAACGCGTCAGCAACGCAAAGCTCCGGTCATCCGGTTGGCACCCGCTTTACCCTTCGATCCTGGACGCGCTGCACAACGATCCGGACCTCGCGGCGTTACGAACTCAGTAG